In Paenibacillus guangzhouensis, a single window of DNA contains:
- a CDS encoding ABC transporter permease, translating to MYNLIRVEFFKLRKNRSFWTLLIALSVLSLAYPLLYYFDHRSSGEPQYTGAEFLLSFLSSNAYVIKFGVAVLAGFFISNEYATGVMKTIASSGNTRGRLYAAKLTVFAIGAMAISLVFPIVSTVEVTLLSGFGQLPEGSGAIFLLRVLGLTLLYTAAYAAIGALITAIFTDSGKTIGFSMIFFLMIDVILANVGYKVDFVNTLYKYSIFKLIGDIGRLTIENGDWPALLIVPILTIGVSAILGILIFRRKDIK from the coding sequence ATGTATAACCTGATCCGAGTGGAATTTTTCAAGCTTCGCAAAAACCGGTCGTTCTGGACGCTGCTGATCGCACTTTCCGTCCTATCGCTTGCGTATCCTTTGCTATATTATTTTGATCACCGCTCAAGCGGTGAGCCGCAGTATACGGGGGCCGAATTCCTGCTCTCTTTTCTCTCGAGCAATGCCTACGTGATTAAATTCGGCGTTGCGGTGTTGGCCGGCTTCTTTATCTCCAACGAGTATGCAACCGGCGTTATGAAGACGATTGCGTCATCGGGCAATACAAGAGGACGGTTGTATGCAGCCAAGCTGACCGTATTCGCGATCGGAGCAATGGCAATTTCGCTTGTTTTCCCCATCGTCAGCACGGTGGAGGTCACGCTGCTGTCGGGCTTTGGTCAATTGCCGGAGGGGAGCGGAGCGATATTCCTGCTGCGGGTGCTCGGTCTGACGCTATTGTATACGGCGGCCTACGCGGCCATCGGGGCGCTTATAACTGCAATTTTTACGGATAGCGGCAAAACGATCGGCTTTTCGATGATTTTTTTCTTGATGATCGATGTGATACTGGCGAACGTAGGTTATAAGGTGGATTTTGTTAATACGCTTTATAAATATTCCATTTTCAAATTAATCGGCGATATTGGCCGGCTTACCATCGAAAACGGAGATTGGCCGGCTCTTCTGATTGTGCCGATATTGACGATTGGCGTATCGGCGATTCTGGGCATTTTGATATTCCGAAGGAAAGATATTAAATAG